The Gammaproteobacteria bacterium genome has a segment encoding these proteins:
- a CDS encoding Na+/H+ antiporter subunit C, whose product MEALLAIAIGVLSGSGVWLLLRPRTFQVIIGLALLSYAVNLFIFGMGRIRSDKAPIIAVDSAAGVAGFADPVPQALVLTAIVIGFATTALLLVVLLAARGVTGTDHVDGREQQ is encoded by the coding sequence ATGGAAGCCCTGCTGGCTATCGCGATTGGCGTGCTGTCGGGCTCCGGCGTCTGGCTGTTGCTGCGCCCGCGGACCTTTCAGGTGATCATCGGTCTCGCGCTGCTGTCGTATGCGGTCAACCTGTTCATCTTCGGCATGGGACGGATCCGGAGCGACAAGGCGCCGATCATTGCGGTCGATTCGGCGGCCGGTGTCGCGGGGTTCGCGGACCCGGTGCCGCAGGCGCTGGTGCTCACCGCCATCGTGATCGGTTTCGCGACGACCGCGCTCCTGCTCGTCGTGCTGCTTGCGGCCCGCGGCGTCACCGGAACCGACCATGTCGACGGGCGGGAGCAGCAGTGA